GCTCAATTTCATAGTTATGACCTTTCTGAAACAGATCGAACACCTCAAGTATAGGGCATCTCTGGATCTCGAGCACCCTTATACTAGACTTCATATCCCCCACAGAAGTGCAGAAACATCTCTGTAAATCTGGCATTCCATCTAAAACCAGCTCCTCCAATGGTGGAACCAATACTTCTCTTACTCCCAGCATGTCGCTCAACTTCAACCTTTTAAGAAACCGAAgcatttccaaagatggaagtatTCTCCATTCTCCGCAATCCTCTACATGAAGCATATGCAATGGCATCAAAAAAGCAACATCTATTACTTGAAGATGGAAAAACTTGCTCAAAACATGAGGCAAAGCCTTTTGCTCAGTATGAACATGTGTACTATATGCCAAGCTTTGTAAACCCCTTTGCTTAGCCTCATGAAGTCTTAGATACCGAAGACATGTAGGATTTACCAAGCTACCCAAGAAGGAATTAAAGTCAGCAGGTGTTGCAGACATTTGTAGCAGACGCAGATTATGTGctttttcaaacacatctttgaaTGCTTTGAAAAAAAAGGAGTCATATTCCCCAATTAAGACTAATGTCCTCAACTTTCTTATTGATATGCATATATTTTGCAAGAAAAACTCAATTTTCTCATTACGAGGTATGTTCTTAGTCTGATTATCCCTTTGATATACAGAACTGGTCACTATAGACAAATGATGTACAGTTGGAAAAACATCAGTGCATTGAAAACCATCCAAAGTTGCACACTCAGTTCTTGAGACTAGCGTTGCAAAATCGTGCATCAGGCCAGACATAACATAGAAAGTCTGACTAACAAAATAGGATGTTTTTCTTTCAACCTGCTCAAACAAGCCTAGGTTCAGCAAGTCAGTCAGATAGCACCGCCCTATCTCCTCCAAACTCTTATTTGAATGATCATGCTTCACAAATCCCTGTGAAATCCAAAGGCGAACCAGCTCCTCAGCCAAAAAAATATAACCGTAGGGAAATATAGAACAATATGAGTAGCATCGCTGTACATGATAGGGCAGCTCATCATAGGAAAGCTTCAAAGCAGACATGATACCACCAGTGTGTTGTAGAGATTTCCAATCCTCGGTCTTCAGAATGTTACTCCAATGATCAACAGTAGGATTATCTCTTAATAGTGCCCCAGCGGTTTGCGCTGCTAATGGGTTTCCTTTTAACCTTTGTGATATTTCTTGTCCTAAGTCAGTTAGACTTGCTTGTGCTTCATACTTCTCATCACCAAATGCACATGATTTAAACAATAGCCAGAAATGACCACTTGTCAAACCATCTAAGTTAATTGGTTCAATTGTACCTCTTTTTTTGGCAACAGACGGTTTTCTGGTTGTAAGAATTATCATATTGCCATTTGCACCATCATCACACTTGAAAGGAGCCAACAATTTGTTCCACCGGCAGTCATCCATGACTTCCCAGATATCATCTAAAATAAGTAGAACCCTCTTTGATTTAATATGACCCTTCAAAACCTCCTGAAGCTTGGTAAAACTGCATAGGCCATCATAAGTTTCTTGAGAGACGCAATCTAACATCTCTCTTGTTAGTCTCATTTCATCAAAGTCTTTAGACACCCAGATCCATATCTTGTGAACAAAATGACTTTCCACAGCTGGATCATTGTATACAAGCTGAGCGAGAGCCGTCTTTCCAACTCCTCCAATGCCTACAATAGGCAGAACAGTTACACCGGCAGTTGATGTGTGTTCTTCTATCAAAGTCTTGATGGATCCCCTCTCTTGAGCTCTCCCATAGACTTTTCCTTGAAAAAGACCTGATGTTCTTCGGCGTGGATCTGAGATTGTAGTCCGACAGTTACTTGAATTTGCACCAACAGAGTCGGACGGAAGTATCTTGAGAAGCCTTGTGATAACCCCGTGTTTCCCTTGCAGCTGACTAGTGATTTCTTGTATCCTTTCCGAAAATGCGTCCTTGTTCCACCGGCCATTTGGGTTAGCTGCGGTGATGTGTGATGACTCCTGACCGGTTCTCATCCTTTTTCTGCTGCCAGTTACAACAGGGGCAGGAGTTGTAGTAGCATCGGCGGTGCTGCAATAAGAAACAAATAATGGATTGGCAGCGAGAACCTTAATAATACGCTCTTAACCAGATGTTTTGGTGCAAGACACTAAATAATTTAGGTACCTTGAAGAAGGTTCAGTTTCTTCACGTTTGCGGCTACAAGCTTTGCTCTTGAGGTGATTGCTCAAAACTGATGTCCCCATTTTGGTTGTGCACATAATCTCTTTTTCACAGTAGTTGCATCTTGCTCTGGAAGGCCCTCCGTTTTGTTCAGACTCTATGATGTCAAAGTGAACCCATTCTTTGGACCGTAACCTGCTATTACTGCTACTCTGCACATGATCAGCATTTACTCTGGAATTCTCATGAGTTTGCAGCGTGCCATGTCCATCCGTTTGGAGCAGTGTCTCTAAGAAAAAGTGGGCCAGATATTCAGCATAGCGTAAATAAAAAAGAGATACCAAAATTAGCAAGCAATTCAGCAGATACTACTAAAATTACCAGGTTGGAACTCCTGCTGCAGCCTGTAGCCGTCGAGCTCGTCGATCACATCGTCGGCATCGTAGAGCAGCTCCTTGACGGCCGCGAGAGATCGGGCCAGCGGCTTGTTCCCGGCCGACCTACCCTGCACAGCAGAAACCACCATCTCCACCGCCTCCACCTCACACTTGAGCTTCCCGATGTCGTTGCCGAGGCCAGCTGCTTGGTGGATCCTTGGGAGATTTGCAAGGATGGTGTCGGCAAGCCAACCAATCGCGGCCTCCAGGGTTGTGTCGTCTTCCACCGCCTCCATCGTCAGATCTGGATCCCGGCGGAACCGCGGAAGAAACTATCAGGAGATGGGCAGATGCACCAGCAGTGAGTGAGCGAGTGAGTGAGTGAGAGTGGGAAAAGGCAGAGAGAGGGGTTCAGTGTCTTGAGAGGAAGAGGAAAGGTTCAGAACAGTACTCGCATTTGTCCTGGCCGCTGCTTTTCCCTGCCCGTTCACCTTTCTTTGTCGTGCCGTCCAAAAGTTAAAAGGCATCACCACTGGATGCTTCCCGTTCACCTTTGTTGTGCCCGATTCACTTGATCGAATCTGGTTTAAATCTATGCATACAGTAAAAATCACCAACGAAAGCAAAAATAAGCAGTGATATAGCAAATTTCGACCACGAATGCCGTAAAAATATAGTTATAGCAAAAAATATCAACGTGGTCGTAGCAAAAAATGAcgttgatgatgcgtggtagcaaaggACGCTGCTACCTAACGCCCGCGCGCTATGAGGAAGGATCTCGCGGCTGACTATTTAGGAAAGTTTTCCCCAGTCCCGCATGTGCCAAAAAGGCAGTTGCCATCCCCCTCGTGTGCCGACATCTCCCGccaaaatctctccctaataataaagcaaatagcgtttctggtcgtccgtcatagaaattacccttaaagtttgcataaattacccaccatgccaccggtaaataatagaaaacgtttcacaaaacaaaaaatcttggactgggccggcccatgtaaaaacctcctatattacgctctgcacgttgggagaatatccagcacaccgtatggacCGGCCCACGCACAGGCGtctgcttttagttccgtttatttatttattttcagtttcgttttattttttttattttaaataatttagaacttcaaataatctttaaattTTCAATAAACTGataattataaatcaacatatttaaaaaataaaatgtctatgaCTTCAAAAACTGGCCGGAGTTTTGtataaaatgctcgcatatacaataaaaatgttgcaattttagaaacatatttatacaataagaaaagtccatgatttcaaatacaattccatgtattaaaaattattaaaggcatttaacaaaatgctttctaattgaaaatatgttaatgcatttaagaaatgtcctaaaatttcaaaaatagctaatgcctgttttgatagtttcttttttatttaaaattttccattccatttttgtttatttctaatttaaataatttagaattacataaacttttgcatattaaaaaataggaattttgaaataaaatactGACGAAAAcataatgtccatgaatttaataaatatattactaatttataacaatgtccatgaatttaataaatatattactgatttataaaaatatttgtttatttagaaaaacttcatgtgtttcaaaaaatgtttgtgaatttaaaataaaatcctccaacataaagaATTATGTTggccttttcttgaattggtcgccaattcaaaagaaaatatttaaacccgttcgaaaaataaaaaatattcacgatttgtagtaaatgtttgtaaattgtaaaaaatgttctcaattttaaaattgttcccgtATTTATAAAATtattcacgaaagatctaatgtatgtagttaaacattaatgcttctaaatcTTTGTGACAGTATaactgtgtgaattttgaagaattaactgttggatggatcgaattattattgtatgttttctaaaattTTTAttaaaattcagaataaatcattGAGTtatcaagatttttgacaaccatgatatatatgttttgaaaatgtaaagattgcttcaacttgtcaataaatttaaaagaagaaacattttcttgcatttgtgcataaaatttcaaaatcaagcgatgatatatgaacataatgtggtcaccatcattgaagattatattttttttccgtggcaacgcacgggccattttgctagtaaaAAAAAAAACTCCCCACCCCTCACGTGATCTCCCACCCATCCCCCTCTCGGCAACTCTCTTTCTTCCTCCACCCGCCGCTGCATGCCATGTCCTAGCACTGGGAAGCTCCTCTTCCCACAATAAAACACACGGTAGGAAAAAAGGTGTAGGGAAATCAAGAGGTTGAAAAAGATTGTGGGCAACAAATCGTGAAGAACACAACCTTCTCTGCAACTCTTTACACTGATCAGGCAGAAAATATGAAGAGACGTGGGCAAGAAAATTGCCAGAACTGGGCAAAATTCCCTAGGTGAAAAACAAACAAAAGTAACAAGGTCGTCTCAAGCAATTCTGATCATGACCTTTCTTTTTACACTAGATCTAGCTTCTTACATGGGCCATCATCTACTCAAACGAGCCCACTCTGGCCCATTAAATCGCCTATCCTAGTACCATGCTCGGACAATCCTATCTGCCGCATTCTGCGGCAGATTGTAGAGGCTTCGCACAGAAGGTGCTAGCGAACGATGGGTCTGGGCCGGCCTGTTAAAGTTTTCATGGCCATCATGTACTCAAAATGTACCTGAATTTGAAAAAGTGTACCGCAATTTGAAAAATGTACCTGAATTTTAAAAAGTGTACTGCAATTTGAAAAAGTGTACCGCAATTTGAAAAATGTACCTGAATTTTAAAAAGTGTACTGCAATTTGAAAAATGGTCCtggatttgaaaaaatgtttcaaaattttaaaaatgttccagaattttgaaaaaatgttcaggaatttGAAAACATGTTTCAGAATTTTAAAAAACTGTTCTAGAATTATTATCAAAATGTGtcagatttttcaaaaaaatcttcCGGAATTTGAAACAATGTTCAGAATGTTATAGTTTTGTTCACAATTTGAAATTTATTCATGTTTCGAAATTAATTCgtgtttcaaattttgttcacaatttgAAAACTGTTCAtggtttcaaaatatttttgcagattcaaaaaatggtgatgtttttataattttgTTCGTGAATTTGACATTAGTTCATATTTCAATATTTGTTAAAAATTCAAAACCTCTTTTCTAGTTTCAATAAATCTTCGAGATTTTCAAATATTATTCTTCAAATCCTAAAAatgtttgttctcaagattcaaaaaatgttcatgctttcaaatttgtttggttTTTTTATATTATTCTCCTTTTAAAatgtttgttctcaagattcaaaaaatgctcatgctttaaaaaattgtccgTGGTCCCAAATTTGTTCACGATTTTTAAAATTGTACTCGGTTACAAAAATGGTCGCACTTTGAAATTTGTTCGGGGGTTTTAAAAAAAATCCTTTTCTAAATTTTGGTCTCGAGATTCAaataatgttcgtgctttaaaaaattgtccaTCCTTCGAAATTTGTTCAAACATTTTAAATTTTTTATTCAAATTGTAAAATAAAATTCTTCACattaaaaaagaaaaggaaaacggaaagaaaaaacgaaccgaaaaataaaataaactcagaaagaaaaaagtaacagaaaaaaagaaacaaaactgGGCTGGCCCAGTCAGGGCGCCCCCTGTGCGGCGCAGGGCTGCCTGCCGTAATGAGCGGCAGGTAGGAGTTCCCCTGCTCGGCAGTTGACCGCAACGAGCGGCGCATAGGAGGTCCCACCATGCTTCTCTGCTTTTAATCTCAATAACATTAAACACAAAGTGTTCCTTTACTTTAGGAAATTATTTCAATTGAGCATTGAACAAGAAAAGTTGGGCTAATCC
This genomic stretch from Hordeum vulgare subsp. vulgare chromosome 6H, MorexV3_pseudomolecules_assembly, whole genome shotgun sequence harbors:
- the LOC123404052 gene encoding putative disease resistance protein RGA1 isoform X2 codes for the protein MEAVEDDTTLEAAIGWLADTILANLPRIHQAAGLGNDIGKLKCEVEAVEMVVSAVQGRSAGNKPLARSLAAVKELLYDADDVIDELDGYRLQQEFQPETLLQTDGHGTLQTHENSRVNADHVQSSSNSRLRSKEWVHFDIIESEQNGGPSRARCNYCEKEIMCTTKMGTSVLSNHLKSKACSRKREETEPSSSTADATTTPAPVVTGSRKRMRTGQESSHITAANPNGRWNKDAFSERIQEITSQLQGKHGVITRLLKILPSDSVGANSSNCRTTISDPRRRTSGLFQGKVYGRAQERGSIKTLIEEHTSTAGVTVLPIVGIGGVGKTALAQLVYNDPAVESHFVHKIWIWVSKDFDEMRLTREMLDCVSQETYDGLCSFTKLQEVLKGHIKSKRVLLILDDIWEVMDDCRWNKLLAPFKCDDGANGNMIILTTRKPSVAKKRGTIEPINLDGLTSGHFWLLFKSCAFGDEKYEAQASLTDLGQEISQRLKGNPLAAQTAGALLRDNPTVDHWSNILKTEDWKSLQHTGGIMSALKLSYDELPYHGFVKHDHSNKSLEEIGRCYLTDLLNLGLFEQVERKTSYFVSQTFYVMSGLMHDFATLVSRTECATLDGFQCTDVFPTVHHLSIVTSSVYQRDNQTKNIPRNEKIEFFLQNICISIRKLRTLVLIGEYDSFFFKAFKDVFEKAHNLRLLQMSATPADFNSFLGSLVNPTCLRYLRLHEAKQRGLQSLAYSTHVHTEQKALPHVLSKFFHLQVIDVAFLMPLHMLHVEDCGEWRILPSLEMLRFLKRLKLSDMLGVREVLVPPLEELVLDGMPDLQRCFCTSVGDMKSSIRVLEIQRCPILEVFDLFQKGHNYEIEHTAWFPGLKKLTMHDCPHLQVQIALPPSATFSEIFIMGVSKNMTMQGSSMETFKIDGNLLPYDLFGERIALDDQNLAFHNLKDIKYLKISMCTKLTSISFKGLSQLSSLKSLEIWSCGELFTSDDVPEHTHQDMITANDAALPALESLSIRSCGITGKWLSLILQHSPTLKELELYYCPQLKGKIQSNLLPASEALSSGYLDDALRSSIRALSGYVADARPISVVDGVVHIPLNLRKIKICGCPHLIFDGTKEGFAGFTSLVEEVEEDGQENGRCLLPQSLEQLVWRHYSRKSLRPCFMGNLTCLKKLEVGIGSLEYLQLDSCTALEELNIQCCECLFLLEGMESLGTLRSLVLSNNSMLQSLDLNSCTALERLEIYYCGSLFTVEGLRSLVNLKHLEIVDSPTEGISSHSQELFPALENLKTDDVSHLKTSFCKGLTCLRSLTLFYLDATRQTDDQERALLLLRSLQKLCFEGCEDLVDLPAGLGGLLSLKTLMIKICDRISGLPKKGLPPSLEKLDIWCCSDELSEGCRSLATSKLEVKIDGDYVD
- the LOC123404052 gene encoding putative disease resistance protein RGA1 isoform X1; the encoded protein is MEAVEDDTTLEAAIGWLADTILANLPRIHQAAGLGNDIGKLKCEVEAVEMVVSAVQGRSAGNKPLARSLAAVKELLYDADDVIDELDGYRLQQEFQPETLLQTDGHGTLQTHENSRVNADHVQSSSNSRLRSKEWVHFDIIESEQNGGPSRARCNYCEKEIMCTTKMGTSVLSNHLKSKACSRKREETEPSSSTADATTTPAPVVTGSRKRMRTGQESSHITAANPNGRWNKDAFSERIQEITSQLQGKHGVITRLLKILPSDSVGANSSNCRTTISDPRRRTSGLFQGKVYGRAQERGSIKTLIEEHTSTAGVTVLPIVGIGGVGKTALAQLVYNDPAVESHFVHKIWIWVSKDFDEMRLTREMLDCVSQETYDGLCSFTKLQEVLKGHIKSKRVLLILDDIWEVMDDCRWNKLLAPFKCDDGANGNMIILTTRKPSVAKKRGTIEPINLDGLTSGHFWLLFKSCAFGDEKYEAQASLTDLGQEISQRLKGNPLAAQTAGALLRDNPTVDHWSNILKTEDWKSLQHTGGIMSALKLSYDELPYHVQRCYSYCSIFPYGYIFLAEELVRLWISQGFVKHDHSNKSLEEIGRCYLTDLLNLGLFEQVERKTSYFVSQTFYVMSGLMHDFATLVSRTECATLDGFQCTDVFPTVHHLSIVTSSVYQRDNQTKNIPRNEKIEFFLQNICISIRKLRTLVLIGEYDSFFFKAFKDVFEKAHNLRLLQMSATPADFNSFLGSLVNPTCLRYLRLHEAKQRGLQSLAYSTHVHTEQKALPHVLSKFFHLQVIDVAFLMPLHMLHVEDCGEWRILPSLEMLRFLKRLKLSDMLGVREVLVPPLEELVLDGMPDLQRCFCTSVGDMKSSIRVLEIQRCPILEVFDLFQKGHNYEIEHTAWFPGLKKLTMHDCPHLQVQIALPPSATFSEIFIMGVSKNMTMQGSSMETFKIDGNLLPYDLFGERIALDDQNLAFHNLKDIKYLKISMCTKLTSISFKGLSQLSSLKSLEIWSCGELFTSDDVPEHTHQDMITANDAALPALESLSIRSCGITGKWLSLILQHSPTLKELELYYCPQLKGKIQSNLLPASEALSSGYLDDALRSSIRALSGYVADARPISVVDGVVHIPLNLRKIKICGCPHLIFDGTKEGFAGFTSLVEEVEEDGQENGRCLLPQSLEQLVWRHYSRKSLRPCFMGNLTCLKKLEVGIGSLEYLQLDSCTALEELNIQCCECLFLLEGMESLGTLRSLVLSNNSMLQSLDLNSCTALERLEIYYCGSLFTVEGLRSLVNLKHLEIVDSPTEGISSHSQELFPALENLKTDDVSHLKTSFCKGLTCLRSLTLFYLDATRQTDDQERALLLLRSLQKLCFEGCEDLVDLPAGLGGLLSLKTLMIKICDRISGLPKKGLPPSLEKLDIWCCSDELSEGCRSLATSKLEVKIDGDYVD